A single genomic interval of Methylobacterium bullatum harbors:
- the gltI_1 gene encoding Glutamate/aspartate import solute-binding protein, which yields MHTKGMMAAAAGALVLALSAAPAAAIDVLTGTLKKIGESRAVTLGYRENSLPFSFKDAAGHPVGYAIDLCLEVVDAIGKEIGRTDLTVRYEPVTPETRIAALTSGRIDLECGSTTANAERRKLVAFSPITYFSATKLLVKRGASIGSYRDLSGKTVAVTAGTTNEAALRALMARLNLSATIVTGRDHAESFAMVRDGRADALGLDDVLLYGLIAAAGPDGASYTVLADKLSFEPYGLMFRKDDLQFAGVVNATFERLAESRELRWIYERWFLKRLPNGERLNVPMSDELRTNFQVIGLQD from the coding sequence ATGCACACGAAGGGCATGATGGCAGCGGCCGCCGGCGCCCTGGTGCTCGCCTTGAGCGCCGCGCCCGCCGCCGCCATCGATGTTCTCACCGGAACGCTGAAGAAGATCGGCGAATCCCGCGCCGTCACCCTCGGCTATCGCGAAAATTCGCTGCCCTTCTCGTTCAAGGACGCGGCCGGGCATCCGGTCGGATACGCCATCGATCTCTGCCTGGAGGTGGTCGATGCCATCGGCAAGGAGATCGGCCGCACCGATCTCACCGTGCGCTACGAGCCCGTCACCCCGGAAACCCGAATCGCGGCGCTGACCTCGGGCAGGATCGATCTCGAATGCGGGTCGACCACGGCGAATGCGGAGCGCCGCAAGCTCGTGGCCTTCTCGCCCATCACCTATTTCAGCGCCACCAAGCTCCTGGTGAAGCGCGGCGCGTCCATCGGTTCCTATCGCGACCTCTCCGGCAAAACCGTCGCGGTTACCGCCGGCACCACCAACGAGGCGGCCCTGCGCGCGCTGATGGCGCGGTTGAACCTCTCCGCCACCATCGTCACGGGCCGTGACCACGCCGAATCCTTCGCCATGGTCAGGGACGGCCGGGCCGACGCGCTGGGGCTCGACGATGTCCTGCTCTATGGCCTCATCGCGGCCGCCGGCCCGGACGGGGCGTCCTATACCGTGTTGGCGGACAAGCTCTCCTTCGAGCCCTACGGCCTGATGTTCCGCAAGGACGACCTGCAATTCGCCGGCGTGGTGAACGCCACCTTCGAACGTCTCGCCGAGTCGCGCGAGCTGCGCTGGATCTACGAGCGCTGGTTCCTCAAGCGGCTGCCGAATGGCGAGCGCCTGAACGTGCCCATGTCCGACGAGCTGAGAACGAATTTTCAGGTCATCGGGCTTCAGGACTGA
- the edd gene encoding Phosphogluconate dehydratase, producing MTELHPEVAAVTERVVTRSKASRRAYLDLIARERDGGVHRPMLNCGNLAHGFAASGEDKPAIKAGRGMNIGIVTAYNDMLSAHQPYGRYPEQMKLFAREVGATAQVAGGVPAMCDGVTQGQRGMELSLFSRDTIALSTAVGLSHGMFDGAALLGICDKIVPGLLIGALRFGHLPQILIPAGPMPSGLANKEKQRIRQLYAEGKVGRDELLESESASYHGAGTCTFYGTANSNQMMMDVMGLHMPGASFINPGTKLRQAVTRAAVHRLTEIGAAGNDYRPLGRCVDEKAIVNAIIGLLATGGSTNHAIHLPAIARAAGILIDWEDFDRLSAVIPQVAKVYPNGSGDVNHFHAAGGMSYVIASLIDAGLLHDDILTVAGGRLRDHARDPKLIEDELVFEDAPAASQDESILRGPANAFQPDGGMRLVKGNLGRATFKTSAVDPSRWTVEAPARVFDDQDDVMAAFKAGELERDVVVVVRFQGPKANGMPELHKLTPQLGVLQDRGFRVALVTDGRMSGASGKVPAAIHLSPEALGGGPLGKLRDGDIVRLSAEDGTLQALVDPAEWEAREGATAPPPAFGTGRELFAFMRHGADGAEQGASAMLAAAGL from the coding sequence ATGACCGAGCTTCACCCGGAAGTCGCAGCCGTCACCGAGCGCGTGGTGACGCGCTCCAAGGCGAGCCGGCGCGCCTATCTCGACCTGATCGCCCGCGAACGCGACGGCGGCGTGCACCGGCCGATGCTGAATTGCGGCAACCTCGCCCATGGCTTCGCGGCCTCCGGCGAGGACAAGCCGGCGATCAAGGCCGGCCGGGGCATGAACATCGGCATCGTCACCGCCTATAACGATATGCTGTCTGCGCATCAGCCCTATGGCCGATACCCCGAGCAGATGAAGCTGTTCGCCCGCGAGGTCGGTGCCACGGCCCAGGTCGCCGGCGGCGTGCCGGCCATGTGCGACGGCGTCACGCAAGGCCAGCGCGGCATGGAACTGTCGCTGTTCTCGCGCGACACCATCGCGCTCTCCACGGCGGTGGGGCTCAGCCACGGCATGTTCGACGGGGCGGCCCTGCTCGGCATCTGCGACAAGATCGTGCCGGGCCTGCTCATCGGGGCGCTGCGCTTCGGGCACCTGCCGCAGATCCTGATCCCGGCCGGGCCGATGCCCTCGGGCCTCGCCAACAAGGAGAAGCAGCGCATCCGCCAGCTCTATGCCGAGGGCAAGGTTGGCCGCGACGAGCTGCTGGAATCGGAATCCGCCTCCTATCATGGGGCGGGAACCTGCACTTTCTACGGCACCGCCAATTCCAACCAGATGATGATGGACGTGATGGGCCTGCACATGCCCGGCGCGTCCTTCATCAATCCCGGCACGAAACTGCGCCAGGCCGTCACCCGCGCCGCCGTGCACCGGCTCACCGAGATCGGCGCGGCCGGCAACGATTACCGGCCCCTCGGGCGTTGCGTCGACGAGAAGGCCATCGTCAACGCGATCATCGGCTTGTTGGCCACCGGCGGCTCCACCAACCATGCCATCCACCTGCCTGCCATCGCCAGGGCCGCCGGAATCCTGATCGACTGGGAGGATTTCGACCGGCTCTCGGCCGTCATCCCGCAGGTGGCCAAGGTCTATCCCAACGGTTCGGGCGACGTGAACCACTTCCACGCCGCCGGCGGCATGTCCTATGTCATCGCCAGCCTGATCGATGCGGGCCTGTTGCACGACGACATCCTCACCGTGGCCGGCGGGCGCCTGCGCGACCACGCCCGCGACCCGAAGCTGATCGAGGACGAACTGGTGTTCGAGGACGCGCCCGCGGCCTCGCAGGACGAGAGCATCCTGCGCGGTCCCGCCAACGCCTTCCAGCCGGATGGCGGGATGCGGCTGGTGAAGGGCAATCTCGGCCGGGCCACCTTCAAGACCAGCGCCGTCGATCCCTCGCGCTGGACGGTGGAGGCCCCGGCCCGGGTGTTCGACGATCAGGACGACGTCATGGCCGCCTTCAAGGCTGGCGAACTGGAGCGGGACGTGGTCGTCGTCGTGCGCTTCCAGGGGCCGAAAGCCAACGGAATGCCGGAACTGCATAAGCTCACGCCGCAGCTCGGCGTGCTTCAGGACCGAGGCTTCCGTGTCGCCCTCGTCACCGACGGGCGCATGTCCGGCGCGTCCGGCAAGGTGCCGGCGGCGATCCATCTGAGCCCGGAGGCCCTCGGTGGCGGTCCGCTGGGCAAGCTGCGCGACGGTGACATCGTCCGCCTCAGTGCCGAGGACGGAACGCTCCAGGCCCTCGTCGACCCTGCGGAATGGGAGGCGCGGGAGGGCGCCACCGCGCCGCCGCCGGCTTTCGGGACCGGCCGCGAACTCTTCGCCTTCATGCGCCACGGGGCGGACGGGGCGGAGCAGGGTGCCTCCGCCATGCTCGCCGCCGCGGGATTGTAG
- the gltT gene encoding Proton/sodium-glutamate symport protein, translating to MQSRLTTYIFIGMLLGIAVGYLCNITWPDPQTSKEISGYIALVSDVFLRLIKMIIAPLVFSTLVVGIAHMGDTASVGRVGGKAMLWFVGASLCSLLLGLVMVNILRPGDALNLPLPDAGATTNLKAASLSLKEFVTHLVPKSPVEAMANNEILQIVVFSIFFGVALAALGEKGKLLAEGIEGLADVMLKITGYVMGFAPVAVFAAIAATITTQGIGVLVTYGKFMVEFYFSLAMLWCLLAFAGFLLVGKQMRRLLNLIKEPFLLAFSTASSEAAYPKTLQNLERFGVPNKITSFVLPMGYSFNLDGSMMYCTFAVMFIAQAYNIPLTLGQQMTMLLLLMVTSKGMAGVPRASLVVISATLSTFHIPEAGLLLIIGIDQFLDMGRSATNVLGNSVATVAVAKWEGQLELTDQSLDRDVSPLAEPA from the coding sequence ATGCAGTCCAGGCTGACGACTTACATCTTCATCGGCATGCTTCTGGGCATCGCGGTCGGGTATCTCTGCAACATCACATGGCCGGACCCTCAGACGTCCAAGGAAATCTCCGGCTACATCGCCCTCGTCAGTGACGTGTTCCTGCGGCTGATCAAGATGATCATCGCGCCGCTGGTCTTCTCGACCCTCGTCGTCGGCATCGCGCATATGGGCGACACCGCCTCCGTCGGCCGGGTCGGCGGCAAGGCGATGCTGTGGTTCGTCGGCGCGTCCCTGTGCTCGCTGCTGCTCGGCCTGGTGATGGTCAACATCCTGCGGCCCGGCGACGCCCTGAACCTGCCGCTGCCGGATGCCGGCGCCACCACCAACCTCAAGGCCGCGTCGCTCTCCCTCAAGGAGTTCGTCACCCATCTGGTGCCGAAAAGCCCCGTGGAGGCGATGGCCAACAACGAGATCCTGCAGATCGTCGTGTTCTCGATCTTCTTCGGCGTGGCCCTCGCGGCGCTGGGGGAGAAGGGCAAGCTCCTGGCCGAGGGCATCGAGGGCCTCGCCGACGTGATGCTGAAGATCACCGGCTACGTCATGGGTTTTGCCCCCGTCGCGGTGTTCGCGGCCATCGCGGCGACGATCACCACGCAGGGCATCGGCGTCCTCGTGACCTACGGCAAGTTCATGGTGGAGTTCTACTTCAGCCTCGCCATGCTGTGGTGCCTGCTGGCCTTCGCCGGCTTCCTGCTCGTCGGGAAGCAGATGCGGCGGCTCCTCAACTTGATCAAGGAGCCGTTCCTCCTCGCCTTTTCCACCGCATCGAGCGAGGCGGCCTATCCCAAGACCCTGCAGAACCTCGAGCGCTTCGGCGTGCCCAACAAGATCACCTCGTTCGTGTTGCCGATGGGCTATTCGTTCAATCTCGACGGCTCGATGATGTACTGTACCTTCGCGGTGATGTTCATCGCGCAGGCCTACAACATCCCGCTGACCCTCGGGCAGCAGATGACCATGCTGTTGCTGCTGATGGTGACGTCGAAGGGCATGGCCGGCGTGCCCCGCGCCTCGCTGGTGGTGATCTCCGCCACGCTCTCGACCTTCCACATCCCCGAGGCCGGGCTCCTGCTCATCATCGGCATCGACCAGTTCCTCGACATGGGCCGCTCGGCCACCAACGTCCTGGGCAACAGCGTCGCCACCGTCGCCGTAGCGAAATGGGAGGGCCAGCTGGAACTGACCGACCAGAGCCTCGACCGGGACGTGTCGCCCCTGGCCGAGCCGGCCTGA
- the aspA gene encoding Aspartate ammonia-lyase encodes MATDTQKPTEAPAENIAVATVRTVEMEGARTRTEHDLLGYGEVPAGAYWGIHTKRAVANFPITGVPVGHFPEFVKSLALVKQAAARANRRLGYLSADKADAIDRACTLIATEPRFAESFVVDAIQGGAGTSTNMNANEVIANVALELMGHPLGHYEALHPNDDVNMAQSTNDAYPTALRLAVIFATQPLIKALDDLAYAFKGKAVEFADVLKMGRTQLMDAVPMTLGQEFDGFHATMKEDVARLNEIVGLFREVNLGATAIGTGINADPRYASLAVEELSRISGHPMVLASNLIEATSDLGAFVLFSGVLKRVAVKLSKICNDLRLLSSGPRTGFGEIRLPAVQAGSSIMPGKVNPVIPEVVNQVAFLVIGHDLTVTLCAEGGQLQLNAFEPTIGYCVLSSLRMLTAAVDTLTKRCIDGIEADRERCRSLVHGSIGLVTALVPALGYEACSRVAQRALAENRPVADIVLEEGLLTETQLDHLLELEAMTRPSRVRRNNPGA; translated from the coding sequence ATGGCGACGGACACGCAGAAGCCCACCGAGGCGCCGGCCGAGAACATCGCCGTCGCCACCGTGCGGACCGTCGAGATGGAGGGCGCGCGGACGCGGACCGAGCACGATCTCCTCGGCTATGGCGAAGTGCCCGCCGGCGCCTATTGGGGCATCCACACCAAGCGCGCGGTCGCCAACTTCCCCATCACCGGCGTGCCGGTGGGGCACTTTCCCGAATTCGTCAAAAGCCTCGCCCTGGTGAAACAGGCGGCGGCCCGCGCCAACCGGCGGCTTGGCTACCTTTCCGCAGACAAGGCCGATGCCATCGACCGCGCCTGCACCCTCATCGCCACCGAGCCGCGCTTTGCCGAATCGTTCGTGGTTGACGCGATCCAGGGCGGGGCCGGCACATCGACCAACATGAACGCCAATGAGGTGATCGCCAACGTCGCCCTGGAGCTCATGGGGCACCCGCTGGGGCATTACGAGGCACTCCACCCCAACGACGACGTCAACATGGCGCAATCCACCAACGACGCCTATCCGACGGCGCTGCGCCTGGCCGTCATCTTCGCGACCCAGCCCCTCATCAAGGCCCTCGACGACCTCGCCTACGCCTTCAAGGGCAAGGCCGTGGAATTCGCCGACGTCCTCAAGATGGGCCGCACCCAGCTGATGGATGCGGTGCCGATGACCCTCGGCCAGGAATTCGACGGGTTCCACGCCACCATGAAAGAGGATGTGGCCCGGCTGAACGAGATCGTCGGGCTGTTCCGCGAGGTCAATCTCGGGGCCACCGCCATTGGCACCGGCATCAACGCGGACCCGCGCTATGCGTCCCTGGCGGTGGAGGAGCTGTCGCGCATCTCCGGGCACCCGATGGTGCTCGCCTCGAACCTAATCGAGGCGACGTCCGATCTCGGCGCGTTCGTACTGTTCTCGGGCGTGCTGAAGCGCGTGGCGGTGAAGCTCTCCAAGATCTGCAACGACCTGCGACTGCTCTCGAGCGGGCCGCGCACCGGCTTCGGCGAGATCCGGCTGCCGGCCGTCCAGGCCGGTTCCTCGATCATGCCGGGCAAGGTCAACCCGGTGATCCCGGAAGTGGTCAACCAGGTCGCCTTCCTGGTGATCGGCCACGACCTCACCGTGACCCTCTGCGCGGAGGGAGGGCAACTTCAGCTCAACGCCTTCGAGCCGACCATCGGATACTGCGTTCTCAGCTCCCTGCGCATGCTCACCGCCGCGGTGGATACCCTCACCAAACGCTGCATCGACGGGATCGAGGCCGATCGCGAACGCTGCCGCTCCCTCGTCCATGGCTCCATCGGCCTCGTGACCGCCCTGGTGCCGGCTCTGGGATACGAGGCGTGTTCGAGGGTCGCCCAGCGCGCCCTGGCGGAGAATCGCCCGGTCGCCGACATCGTGCTGGAGGAGGGGCTTCTGACGGAGACCCAGCTAGATCACCTGCTCGAACTCGAGGCGATGACTCGTCCGTCCCGTGTGAGGCGCAACAATCCAGGGGCCTGA
- the eda gene encoding KHG/KDPG aldolase — protein sequence MTIDALMRSVPVIPVLVIEEAAHAEPIARALVDGGLTALEVTLRTPAALEVIRIMAQVEGAVVGAGTVLNERDLDAAMEAGAQFIVSPGLTDPLTRAAIARGIPFLPGVANAADIMRGLDHGLDRFKFFPAEAAGGIKALKALTGPFGQVRFCPTGGISEATAPDWLKIAQVLCVGGSWVVPAGEPQPEAIRRAARVASGLRPH from the coding sequence ATGACCATCGACGCGCTGATGCGCTCCGTTCCCGTGATCCCCGTCCTGGTGATCGAGGAGGCCGCCCATGCCGAGCCGATCGCCAGGGCGCTGGTGGATGGCGGCCTGACGGCCCTGGAGGTGACCCTGCGGACGCCCGCCGCCCTGGAGGTGATCCGCATTATGGCGCAGGTGGAGGGGGCCGTCGTCGGCGCGGGCACCGTGCTCAACGAGCGGGATCTCGACGCGGCGATGGAGGCGGGCGCACAGTTCATCGTCAGCCCCGGTCTCACCGATCCGCTGACGAGGGCCGCGATCGCTCGGGGCATCCCTTTCCTGCCGGGGGTCGCCAATGCCGCCGACATCATGCGTGGCCTCGACCACGGGCTCGACCGGTTCAAGTTCTTTCCCGCCGAGGCCGCCGGGGGCATCAAGGCGCTGAAGGCGCTGACCGGCCCGTTCGGGCAGGTCCGCTTCTGCCCGACCGGCGGGATCTCCGAAGCGACGGCACCGGATTGGCTCAAGATCGCACAGGTCCTCTGTGTCGGCGGTAGCTGGGTCGTCCCGGCCGGCGAGCCGCAGCCGGAAGCCATCCGCCGGGCGGCGAGGGTCGCGTCGGGCCTGCGCCCGCATTGA